TCCACTAAGCTTAGGTTTGTCTTTCTTCATACacaaaaaaacatgtaatctGATccgatctgatctgatctgagaGAAAGTAGGGCACAAGAGAAAGGGCGCGGGCGGATGGATCAGGCGGAGGCtgaggcggcggtgcgggagcGGTAGAGCTTGCCGAAGACGTGGAGGGCGGTGACGAAGCCTATGAAGCAGAGGGACATGACGAGCACCATGGTGGGCGAGAGGCGGAGGCCGGGCGCCTCGTCGGTGTAGAATCGCAGCATGttgctcccgccgccaccggagaagcccccggagccgccggcggtggaggcgcggcggcggcgcatgccGGCGGCCGCAGCGGCCGTGCCGCGGGGGCCAACGGTGGCCGGGCGGGCGGCCCCGGCAGCGGCGCCGACGGAGGACTGGGACTGGGAGGAGGAGCGAGCCATGGCGATTTGGGTGGAACTGGAAGAGAgggagacgaagacgacgacgacgacgacgactagtAGTACTATGGATCTCGCTAGCGAGCTCCGTAGTAGTACTCACcaagggagagagagtgaggagaggagggccCACTGCCCAGTCATACACCCACACCTTCTCTCTATCTTGTCATCACTTCTCTTTAACCATTTCCACGAGAAGGGTATAAATGGCTAAATGGGCCGCCCGGACCAGCACGGCGCAGGCATGACTGGGCCAGGGTCAAGATTAGTCGGGTCGGCATGACCCGACCTACACGTTGGGCCGAGCCTGCCCATGGGTTGTACCAATGACCCACGCACGTGTTAATAAGATTCGGGTCGTGTTGGGCTGGTCCGAAAGCACAACCTATTGTGCTTCTTCATGGAATGAGTCTATTTCCCCTCCCTATCTCTTTAGGCCATGTCTTATAGTTGTATGTGGCTGCAATAAATCTATTTTGGTTGTGCCTTGTATGGCCGAATTAAGTCTATTTATGGTCCCTCACTTATTTTTCTTCCCTGCTCATTGGACtgtgccgtgccgggccggcccaccaCGCCAAAGCATCGGCCCAAGCACAGCCCAATTGTCAGGTCGGGCCAGCACGGGCCCGACACCAGTCGTGTCGTGCCGTGGGCTATGTTGTTGGGCCTcaggccttatggccatctatagagaAGGGGTGATCTCATATAGTAATCTACTATAAGCATTATacgtatttatatatatatatatatacacactagaaaaaatgctcatgcgttgcaacgggtgaagtctattttaatcttattattggtatatagtttagttaagatgaaattcactgtgcaAGTTCTCttggacatatatatttttagaaaatcatgagctgcagttaggagtccaatcatctcaagttaacatgcgagtttttttaaacaaatttcttatatgattccttctgtattaccaaaagtgaacgatcttaaaaaccaactcaaatacggatatgtatttccaaaagcaaacaaacttaaaaaccgactcatacacggatgacataccaaaataccggcaaaaacatcttcaattttttataatagtagagatagagaagatatatagattaaaaccaaaacataaaattaaaaccgactcaaacatgcATGACGgaccgcggaaacatcttcaatttttataatagttttagaagatcatgagctgcagttaggagtctaGTCatttcaagttagcatgcgagttttttaaatagatttcttatatgattccttttgtattaccaaaagtgaacgatctaaaacaccgactcaaatacggatatatattttcaaaagcaaacgaacttaaaaaccgactcatacaaagatgacgtaccaaaataccggcaaaaacatcttcaatttttataatagtagagatataatATAAATGCTAGAGAACGGTATGTCGTTCGGACGGGATACTTTTAAGTTACTGACATCATTGTTGATGTTACTATATATTATCCGGTACCATGTATGACACCTATTAATAGCGAACATAATATCTGAGTATCAGGCCTGATACCCTGTATGTACCATGTTAATACTAATGTCACCGTATAAATACGTGGTACCAAGTACCATACTGACATGTTACCTGGGTACCAGGTTGATAATTATAGGTACCAGGCCCGATATTTATAGGTACCAAAGCATTATGATACCACTAAAGTATTATTGCAAGAAACACCCATATAACATGTAGAACACCCCAAATCGAACCCCAAGAATAAACCAACACAGGAGCTAGGGGTCGTGAGCCCAGATCTGGGCGTACGGATCCGCACCTCGAGAGGCCTTGTCCTTGATGACGGTGACTTCGTCGATGATGACCACCTCCTAGAACATGGCGAGCAGTTCCATCTCCATTATTTGCTTGGGCACGTGCCCCACAAACTACTTCacactctcctcctccactccacccacgccaccaccacaccaccaccagcgGGGATGATGACGGTAGCTCCTTCCACGCCCGACGCACCACGAGCTATAGCCGCGCCAGACGCACCACCCACACGGTCAGCCACTGCCATCGCCTCCGTGTTCATGGGGGTGGtagtcagagagagagagagcgaggagggagtggaggggaaggggaagagataAAGAAGAGGATAAGATTGAATACGTGGACTAGAtaagagagagagtagagggGGTACTGGTAGTTTATAGGGCACTACATATATTTTCAGTTATCCCGTCCTGACGGTAACCCGTCCTGTAGTATTTCTGTTTTGAAAACTCATGCATTTATTGATGTAGCTAAGTTGGAGTACATGAGTGGTTGCAATGCATCGAGCAAAGATCTAGACATGGATACATCTAGTTTTGTAAAGAAGCCCCTTAACAATGGGCAAATTACACTTTTAAGATACATTTTGCAGAGAAGGACTTAGAAAGAATTGAAAAAAGCACTCGtgtccttcttcttcaactgcTTGCAACGTCAACTTCAAGTTTTATTCCGGCAAAACTTGAAACAAGGTGAGCTGCATATGATTGATCCACTGCATAGTCCCAAAGGGGCCTCACACATCTGGGGTTCAAGCGATAGCATAGAAATATAAAATTCAACCATACCACAGAAGATTTCCACCGAAGCATATGCCAAAGAAATACGCAACAACAACAGTTCCAAAAATCAAACCTAGATCCATAGCACCGGCAAAATATGTAAAGAAGTATAGGAAACTTCATAAGAACCCGAAGACCATACCCAAAAGGGGCCTCCATGCATAGGAGGTTGAGGTCAACTCGGTTTGATTCGACACCATTAGCCACCTCATGAAGAATTTTTGCCGGAGATGAAGAAGGCCTCCACCCTTGGAACGAGCTCGCCGAAGACGCAATCTCTCATGCAGATCTGGAGGCACCCCAACTAGCAGGAAGGACGCTGTCGGCGTAGTGACTCACCTGCGGGATTGAATCCCACAACGAAGTTCACGATTACAATACTGATGACTAGCTCAAGAACCACAAGAGCAAAAGCAACTGGAAAAGCCCAGACAAACAAGAGAACCCGACTAAAGCAACGATAACTACTACTATAACTATGGC
The nucleotide sequence above comes from Oryza glaberrima chromosome 11, OglaRS2, whole genome shotgun sequence. Encoded proteins:
- the LOC127753778 gene encoding protein transport protein Sec61 subunit beta-like translates to MARSSSQSQSSVGAAAGAARPATVGPRGTAAAAAGMRRRRASTAGGSGGFSGGGGSNMLRFYTDEAPGLRLSPTMVLVMSLCFIGFVTALHVFGKLYRSRTAASASA